From Penicillium digitatum chromosome 5, complete sequence, one genomic window encodes:
- a CDS encoding CHCH domain-containing protein: MSMDAGGLAQMSYNSSFNNGSSLGVPGSGFASRGKGSHIKRLSMPPQVATIDESQTSASVSTPRTSRSHLLAGLRTAPKSATIPSGHQQRNGMEGAQFTGYSNRGTDRVPQTATGTGFPRHNYTTSQNANSLRNNSPHNRMMYTMPEQVLAPPTLEMAGGDIPLDENMYAELMSTNLFLAAQQQRLQQQLISVTAAAQQFQGLNLGMSVPRQQQLPSLSIPGMGFYQQQLQQGVQPVVQPVPGQPGMFCVYNPLTGQQSYIMDNNSQEECQQQFYQDAQSHIGQQVPQFRAEISPPADATHSPMQFSQPISPPVGTPSPPHESSVNALRRGHRKNLSFNPSIKPNIDTVKANVGPGPRSAALPPTPATGTFGPGQSRAGEHPMRQPRGPPSLEDLVAKPTSKHEGSKNFATRQRRRAVHNLVRAGIERRGDTRSLGYHSSGGTNTPASEKEFTFSDGDDATVRSGGSLSSKPSLGSLRAVANGAIGSERRERSSRDRKSPDSPFHSATPTSEDGGYFYSKFVDTRGDYAPSPSASGTSSPSVADVVAGQGPVVQAPERRKTPMLVLSSAEKRKTPFM, translated from the coding sequence TGGACGCTGGCGGTCTTGCTCAAATGTCTTACAATTCTTCCTTCAATAATGGCAGTTCCCTGGGTGTGCCAGGGTCTGGCTTCGCCTCACGCGGCAAAGGTTCTCACATCAAGCGCTTGAGTATGCCTCCCCAGGTTGCTACCATCGACGAGTCCCAGACATCGGCATCTGTCTCTACTCCACGTACCAGTCGCTCTCATCTTTTGGCCGGACTGCGCACTGCTCCCAAGTCTGCAACAATCCCCTCTGGACATCAGCAGCGGAATGGAATGGAAGGTGCTCAGTTCACTGGGTATTCCAACCGAGGGACCGACAGGGTCCCACAAACTGCGACCGGAACCGGATTCCCACGGCACAACTACACCACGAGTCAGAACGCGAACTCGCTCCGCAACAACTCGCCTCACAATCGCATGATGTATACTATGCCGGAGCAGGTACTTGCACCTCCGACGCTTGAGATGGCCGGTGGCGATATTCCACTCGATGAGAATATGTATGCGGAATTGATGTCAACCAACCTGTTCCTTGCTGCGCAGCAGCAACGCTTGCAACAGCAGTTGATCAGTGTGACTGCTGCAGCTCAACAATTCCAAGGCCTCAATCTTGGGATGTCCGTTCCTCGACAGCAACAGCTTCCTTCCCTCTCCATCCCTGGTATGGGATTTTATCAACAGCAACTCCAGCAAGGCGTTCAGCCCGTTGTGCAGCCGGTTCCTGGTCAACCTGGAATGTTCTGCGTCTACAACCCTCTGACTGGCCAACAAAGCTACATCATGGATAACAACTCCCAGGAAGAATGCCAGCAACAGTTTTATCAAGATGCCCAGTCCCACATTGGCCAGCAAGTTCCCCAGTTTCGCGCAGAGATCTCTCCTCCTGCGGACGCCACGCACTCTCCAATGCAATTCTCGCAGCCAATCTCTCCTCCCGTTGGCACGCCCTCTCCGCCCCACGAATCGTCTGTGAATGCCCTCCGCCGAGGCCACCGAAAGAACCTTTCATTTAATCCAAGTATCAAGCCGAACATTGACACTGTCAAGGCCAATGTGGGACCCGGCCCTAGGTCTGCTGCCCTGCCGCCGACACCGGCCACTGGAACCTTTGGACCCGGTCAAAGTCGTGCCGGTGAGCATCCGATGCGTCAGCCTCGCGGTCCCCCTTCGCTTGAGGACCTCGTGGCCAAGCCCACCTCCAAGCACGAAGGTAGCAAAAATTTTGCGACCCGTCAGCGACGTCGTGCTGTTCACAATCTTGTTCGCGCAGGGATTGAGCGACGTGGCGACACCCGCAGTCTTGGATACCATAGTAGCGGGGGCACCAACACCCCTGCGAGTGAAAAAGAATTTACCTTCTCAGATGGCGATGATGCTACCGTACGCAGCGGCGGAAGCCTCTCCAGCAAGCCTAGTCTAGGCAGCTTGCGAGCAGTTGCTAATGGTGCCATTGGGTccgagagaagagagagatccAGCCGGGATCGCAAGTCCCCAGACAGTCCCTTCCACAGCGCCACCCCGACTAGCGAGGACGGTGGCTACTTTTACTCCAAGTTTGTTGATACTCGCGGGGACTATGCTCCCTCACCTAGTGCTAGTGGCACCTCGTCGCCGTCAGTGGCGGATGTTGTTGCTGGCCAGGGGCCGGTAGTTCAGGCACCAGAACGACGCAAGACGCCGATGCTGGTGTTGTCCAGCGCTGAAAAACGCAAGACACCCTTCATGTAA